A window of Punica granatum isolate Tunisia-2019 chromosome 8, ASM765513v2, whole genome shotgun sequence genomic DNA:
TGGTTTCCATCATTTATTGAAGAGATTGCGTTGACTTCCGGGCTCTCTAAGAAATGTCGAATCTTCGATGGAAGATCCCAACGGGGAATTCCAACTACACCTATGACTAAGAGGATCAATGTCTTTGCCGACAGCAAACCATGTCTTGGAGAACATAGTGTGCATTTACAATCAGCAAAGTGCACATCTTTCTCAATCAATGACAGTCTATCGAGTCCTTCAACTACTTTGAGGTTCCGACAATCGTGTAGACTGAGGTGCTTTAGCTTCGTCAAAACTGATAGATTCTCTAATGACCCAATGGAATTGCAGTCGCCAATACATAGCTCTTGCAATGATTCCAATTTCCCGAGCCCTGGAATCTCTTGCAATGATGCCGTACCTAATAATGTAAACTTCTGGAGATTCTTCAAGTGTGACAGATCAGGCAAAGAATTACAGTCAGATATGCGCAGCTCTCTCAAACTTTCCAGCAACAAACATGCCAGTTCCTCTCGATTGGACATGTAGATACTTAAACCGGCCAAATTCTTCAAGTTGGAAGTATATGGCATTTCCACGGCATTACCTAACCCGTCAAGAGCCAACCATCTCAAGCTAGAGGGAAGTGGTGGGATGCGTTTCAAGAACTCACACGAGAGGTTAAGTGCCTCAAGTCGAGAACAATCAGCAAAAGTGGTTGGCAGGGGGGTAACCCACTGAAGGAGTTCAAGCGACAGGGGGGAGTCTGAAGATTCACCGGGCAGACCGTTTAAGCTAGTAGGAACTTCTGTCGGTTTTCCTAGCGAGGAAATCCTTAAATTGATAGACTGGAGAAGATAAAGCTGAGTCACGGTTGAAGGCAACTGGTGGATTGCTGTAAGTGACAGGTCCAATATTCTCAAGCTGGAGAGGCCCCCGATTTCTGATGGGATTTCTGCCAACGAGAGACATCCTCCCAGGCCAAGTGTTTCAAGCTTCTTTAACATTCCTACAGATTTTGGTTGTGCAACCAAGGAAGACCATTTTGCGTTTAGTTCCTTCAGGTTTCCTAGATTTCCAAAGGAATCTGGTAAATGAGAAACCTTCGAGTACGAGAGATCTAGCTTTGTGAGTGCTGTTAGATCGCCAAACGTTTCCGGAAGCTCTTGCTGCTGAGGGTATAGCCATTTGGCCAGGTATTCATCTATGACGAACTTCACAAACGATATTATCTTCCTGATGATGGATTGATCATCAAAATCAGAAAGAAGCGACAGATCCAGAACTTCATCCCATAAACTTGTGCTCCCAAATGGCATCATCTCACTCATCTCAATCATAGACACAATCCAAGACACTAATCTGGTGCTGATATCTACTTTACCTGAAAAATTCAATGCGACTAAAGCCTTTAGTTTCCCAAATGAGTTGGGGAGTTTCTTTAGTCTTGCACAACGATATAAGGACATGAATTCCAGTTTTTCTAGGCATCCTAATTCGTCGGGCAGCTCACAAAGTGAAGAACAATACCTGAGATCCAGGTGCCTTAGGTTCTTCAACTTAACGATGGATCTGTGAAGTTTGGCAAGATTGGTGCACTTACAGAGAGTCAATCTCTCCAAGTTCGAGATCCTAGAGAAGTCTGGTGTAGCAGTCAACTTGCTGCAGTTTGTGAGATCAAGGACCTTCAAATGCACCATCTGCGGAAACACACAACATTAGGCCAAAAAATATATCACGTACTATTAGGTCAGTTGAAACTGCGCTATGACATAATATTTACCTCGATTTGATTCCATCCACTCCACTCTTGCTAGTGGAACTCCGTGGCAACTCGAGAACAACCAGCTTGCGAATGTTTAGATGGGCAGGGTTCAAACTTGAAGGTAAATAATGCCATGACAACCATTTTAGTTCTGGAAGAGGATGATTGAACTTCTTCCCAAATTTAGCCTCCTCCAATGAAAGGAACCGTAGATTTTGCATTCCGGCAAACACCTCTCCCGTCGCATTTGGGTAAAGTCCGTCTAAATGGAGGCCTACAATGCTTTCCTTACCCTGTCAATAAAGATCAAACAAAAGAGATGAGAAACTTGGTTACGTATAATTGCTCTAGTAATTAATGTTGAACTAGTAATATTCCTTTCGTCCACTTATTTATACCTCTTTGCTTTTGAGCGTGGTTGAGATCTCCTCCCCGCATATCCATAACCTGCTGCACTTTCTATAATGTTGCAATCCTTCTTCTCGGACGATTTCCCTTCCGAGATCTCTTAGTTGGTCGTGCATCCATAGCTTATCATCTTCAACAATGTTCACCAGAGCCATGGAAATGAGGGTATTGAGTCCCAAAGTCGGATGAAAATCACAGGCATCCCACATGTGAATCGGATTTGACTTTTCTGTGTTGATGAAGAAACAAGCGATATCGAGAAACATCTGCTGTTGCTCATGCTCCAGCGCGTCATAACTGATCTTCAGCTTTTCTCGGACAGCCCGATCTGGCTTTTTCTCTAACATCTTTGCGGTCTCTTCCCATATGCTTTTTACTTTTGCCATGAAGCAATGAGCCTAATACCTCAAGAGCTAAAGGAAGTCCTCCACAAGCCACAACTGCTCGACTTGAAAGGGGCTCATACTCACGTGGAGGAGAGTCCCCTTCAAAAGCGTGCCAGCTGAAAAGTCGAAGTGCTTCACTTAAATTCATCTCTTCCATCTCAATGATGCCATGAAACGGTTCATGGCCAATTTTCAAGACTCTTGAGTCCCTCGTTGTAACAATTATCCTACTCCCTGGACCGAAGCACTTAGCATCGCCAACAATATTCTCAATCTGTTCCTTTCGATCGATATCGTCAAGAATTATCAAAACTTTCTTTATACGAAAGCTATTCCTTATCATCACAATTGGGTTGGAGATATGAGTAGTGTCTCCTATTCTGGGATTGAGATTGCTCAGTAGCTTCTTTTGCAAGTATTCGATACCATGGTGGCTCGCCATCTCTCGAACATCTGCGAGAAAGCTATAACACTCAAAGCTCGATGAGGGTTTGTTGAATAGAACCTTGGCCAGTGTCGTTTTTCCAATCCCGCCCATGCCGTGGATCCCGAGGAACCGAACATCACTCGATTTGGAAAGTAACATTTTCATCGCAACTTCCGGTTGACCATCCATTCCAACTAGATAGTCCGGCACATGAATGTGGTTGAGCTTCAACTCGATTAGAACCTCTTTAACGATCTCTTTACTGAATTGAAAGTATCTGCGATAGCGTATTATaaaattgacttaattagCCAAAAACAAATAGAGCTAACAAATATATTACATTATCACAAtgcataattttgaaaaataaaatcactcattttcatcattttcacaatcgaatttgaaaaataaaatcgcGTTATATAATAATTCTCTCAAATCAAGTCAATTCGTcattttctttgaatttaAGTGAGATACAGGATcgaataaaattataagattTAGGTCAAACTTCAAATTTACTAACATTTTATCATTGGCACgtgaatgataaaaaaaacctTCTTCCTCTGTCCTCTTTGTCGCTCAGTGCGTTAATAATCAAAGGGGCAATATGTCAAGTTTGCTTGATCGGAGACAGATATGTGCATTGGATATATGTGAATTTTCCCTTGAATAGATACGCTATCTTCGATCAAGCAAGCGAATTCAAATGATTGTCTTTCCGGTCAGCATGTTGAGCCAGTCTGGGCTACcaaataatataaacaaaCTTAGagtttaatattaatttttattttcagtctTGAGTCTcactaaattttgaaaaagaaatgacGATTTGACTTTATTTTGAAGTCGGTAAAACCctgtgattttatttttcaaatgtgaaatgtttgattttattttgaagtcGGTAAACCAATTGATTTTATGATCTGCAATTTaccaaaatttttatataaaattttaactgaAAATTTGTAATATTTGAACTAGAAAATATTAGCTGGAGAGTTGAATAATTCCACGAACCGAAACAAGATAAAATGGAGAAGATC
This region includes:
- the LOC116188679 gene encoding TMV resistance protein N-like; protein product: MALATAESYDYDVFLSFRGTDTRHGFTDCHYNFMVDAGIRVFRDDDELSVGQQINKILLAIENSRICMPVLSRGFASSTWCLHEFAKMVELRKEIVPIIYFQFSKEIVKEVLIELKLNHIHVPDYLVGMDGQPEVAMKMLLSKSSDVRFLGIHGMGGIGKTTLAKVLFNKPSSSFECYSFLADVREMASHHGIEYLQKKLLSNLNPRIGDTTHISNPIVMIRNSFRIKKVLIILDDIDRKEQIENIVGDAKCFGPGSRIIVTTRDSRVLKIGHEPFHGIIEMEEMNLSEALRLFSWHAFEGDSPPLKSIWEETAKMLEKKPDRAVREKLKISYDALEHEQQQMFLDIACFFINTEKSNPIHMWDACDFHPTLGLNTLISMALVNIVEDDKLWMHDQLRDLGREIVREEGLQHYRKCSRLWICGEEISTTLKSKEGKESIVGLHLDGLYPNATGEVFAGMQNLRFLSLEEAKFGKKFNHPLPELKWLSWHYLPSSLNPAHLNIRKLVVLELPRSSTSKSGVDGIKSSKLTATPDFSRISNLERLTLCKCTNLAKLHRSIVKLKNLRHLDLRYCSSLCELPDELGCLEKLEFMSLYRCARLKKLPNSFGKLKALVALNFSGKVDISTRLVSWIVSMIEMSEMMPFGSTSLWDEVLDLSLLSDFDDQSIIRKIISFVKFVIDEYLAKWLYPQQQELPETFGDLTALTKLDLSYSKVSHLPDSFGNLGNLKELNAKWSSLVAQPKSVGMLKKLETLGLGGCLSLAEIPSEIGGLSSLRILDLSLTAIHQLPSTVTQLYLLQSINLRISSLGKPTEVPTSLNGLPGESSDSPLSLELLQWVTPLPTTFADCSRLEALNLSCEFLKRIPPLPSSLRWLALDGLGNAVEMPYTSNLKNLAGLSIYMSNREELACLLLESLRELRISDCNSLPDLSHLKNLQKFTLLGTASLQEIPGLGKLESLQELCIGDCNSIGSLENLSVLTKLKHLSLHDCRNLKVVEGLDRLSLIEKDVHFADCKCTLCSPRHGLLSAKTLILLVIGVVGIPRWDLPSKIRHFLESPEVNAISSINDGNH